Part of the Halalkalibacter krulwichiae genome is shown below.
CTCTCTTTCTTTCGGAAAACATTAGACCAAGATGAATTAACAAAAGTAGCACTAGTTGGTGTCGGGAATTTAGGAACAGCTTTTTTACATTATAATTTTTCAAAGAACAAAAATACTCAAATTGTCATGGCGTTTGATGTAGATGAAAATAAAATAGGAACAAATGTTGGTGGAGTACCGGTTTATCACCTAAAGGATTTCAAAGAAGTAATTGATTCTGATGTTACAGTCGCTATTTTAACCGTACCGTCTGCCGCCGCTCAAAAAATCGCTGATCAACTAGTAGAAGCTGGGATTCAAGGAATTCTAAACTTTACACCGGCAAGATTAGATGTGCCTGAAACTGTACGTGTGCATCACATCGATTTGACTGTTGAGCTACAATCATTAGTCTATTTTCTAAAGCATTACCCTGTGTAAAAGCTTGAACAACATATCGTAAATTCTCTACCAAGGAAAGAAGATTGAAGGATCGTCTCTTTCTTTTTGAACAAAATTATACAATTATCGAGAGTGATTGCCTTCTGTAATCAGAAGGACTATAATGAGAAAGTAATTGGACAAGGAGGTGCTACCTATGGGTTTAGGAGCAGGAAGTATTGCGATTATTGCACTTGTTGCCTTATTAATTTTTGGTCCAAAGAAACTTCCAGAGCTAGGAAAGGCTGCTGGAAATACTTTACGTGAATTCAAGCAAGCGACTAAAGGCTTAGCTGATGACGAAGATGATAAGAAGAAGGATAAAGATAAAGCCTAAGTAGGAAGGGTTTATAAATGGAACATAAAGATATGTCGGTGATGGAGCATATTGTGGAATTGAGACGAAGAATTGTCATATCGCTCATCTTTTTCACGGTCGCACTAATTGCCGGCTTTTTTTTAGCAAAACCTTTAATTATGTATTTACAAAGTACGCCAACTGCACAAGATTTACCGATGAATGCTTTTAAGTTAACGGATCCGATTAGAATCTTCATGACATTTGCCGTTTCTGTTGGCTTTGTTTTAACATTTCCGGTCATCATGTATCAACTCTGGGCTTTTATTAGGCCGGGGCTTCATGAGAAGGAGCAAAAGGCAACTCTTGCTTATATTCCTTTTGCCTTTATTTTGTTTTTATTAGGGATTTCATTCTCATATTTTATTTTATTCCCTTTCATAATTCAATTTATGGGTAATTTATCGGAAAGTTTAGGAATTACAGAGCAATATGGAATTAACGAATACTTTAGTTTTCTCTTTCAAATCACTTTGCCTTTTGGCTTGCTTTTTCAACTGCCAGTCGTCGTCATGTTCTTTACACGGCTAGGGATGATTACGCCAACCTTCTTAGGACAAGTGAGGAAAATTGCTTATTTTGTTTTGTTAGTGATTGCTGGTTTCATTACACCACCAGAGATTATTTCACATTTGATGGTAACCGTACCACTCTTACTTTTATATGAATTCAGTATATGGGTATCCTATTTAACTTATCGAAAAGTTAAAAGATTGGAAGCGGCACGTGAAGCAGAGTTAGAGAAATAACAACCAACATCGCATTGGAGTCCTTTTTTTAGGTGCTTCAATGCGATTGTATTTTTCAGGCGTTATAGGAAGGGTGCGTAAGGTTTTTGACAACAATATGTGAAATATTGAACAATCTTTGACAAGTATCAAAATAGAGTAGCCAAAGTGAGTAGTAGAGCTTATACTATGGATATAGAAAAGGTTGTGAAAATATTCACAAATTAATGTGAAGTGTTGAGCAATCGATAAGAAAATTAGAGGAGGAAGTCATCATGATAGGAAAATTCTTTAGAGATAATAAATATATTGCAGGTGTATGGTTTGTATTACGAGTGTATCTAGGGTGGGCTTGGTTAACTGCCGGTTGGGGCAAAGTAACAGGAGAATTTAATGCAGGAGGATTTCTACAAGGAGCTGTTGCCAATCCAGTATTAAAAGGAGAAGAGCTAATCTATCCTAACTATGTAGCCTTTCTAGAAAGCTTTGCGATTCCGAATGCAGAACTATTCAGTATCGTAGTAGCATGGGGAGAAGTGTTAGTAGGTTTAGGGTTAATCTTAGGAGTACTCACATCAGCAGCAGCGTTTTTCGGAGTCGTTATGAATATCTCTTTCTTATTTGCAGGTACGATTTCAACGAACCCATGGATGATTATGATTTCAATGTTTCTTTTAGCAGCAGGAGCAAATGCTGGAAGATACGGTGGCGATAGATGGGTACTGCCTTACTTGAAAGCAAAAGTCTTCCGTCGTAACAAAGATGATCAAAGCATGAACGTAACTGGGCAATTAAAAGAAGCAGTGTAATCTAAGGGGGTCAACTCGGGAAGAGTTGACCTTTATTAGCGTTTAGCTCTTCTGTTGCGATAAATACTTTCGTGGTATGATAGATTCATTATTTGCTTCGAAAAGCGAAATGGTGTAGGTGAGATCATGAACATATCTGAGAAGTGGTTAGTTGTCATTGCTGTATTACTAGGTTCTTTTACGATGATTTTAAACAATAGTATGCTGAATCCAGCTATTCCCCAGCTTATGGATGTCTTTCTAGCTGATGCCGTTTCGACTGGATGGGTGATTACGATCTTCATGGTTACAATGGGGATGACGGTGCCTGTTACTGGTTATTTAGGTGACCGATTTGGGAAAAAGAAGCTATATATTATCGGCTTATGTATTTTTATTTTAGGCTCAATTTTAGGCTCACAGTCATGGAATTTAAGCTCATTAATTCTCTTCCGGGGCTTGCAAGGAATCGGCGGAGGAATTATGATGCCGTTATCGATGGCTTTAATTTTTGAGGCATTTCCTCGAAAGGAAAGAGGTCTTGCTACAGGGGTATGGGGAGTATCCGCAATGATGGCTCCAACCATTGGCCCAACATTTGGAGGCTTTATCCTTGAAACGATGAATTGGACATATTTGTTTCTAGTGAATGTACCATTTGGCTTAATAGGACTTTGGTTTGCTTTACGGTACTTGCCTCATTCTAAATCGAATAATCGTGTTACATTTGATCGTTATGGGTTTGTGACCGTTACTTTAGGAGTCGGAGCGGTATTATTTGCATTAGGGCGTATTTCTGAATTTGCGCATTTAGGGGAGAGGATGAATCTATTGTTGCTAGCACTAGGTATCGTTCTACTCTATGTATTTGTGCGGATTGAGCGAAAAGTAGAGCAGCCTCTCTTAGACTTAGATTTGTTCAAGATCCCAGCTTATACATATAGCATGATTATAACGTCTATCTCTTCTATTGGTTTGTTTGCTGGTATTTTTTTGATTCCATTATTAATTCAACAGGTTTATCAATTCGGTCCGATTATGACGGGGTTTGTCTTCTTGCCATCTGCTTTATTGACCGGTATTTTCATGAGTATAGGAGGGCGTATTCTAGACCGAAGTGGGGCAACTGGGGTCATTTCTTCTGGGCTTATTATTGTGACTATTGGAACATTTCCACTAGGATTCCTGACAGTTGAATCGTCGCTAGCTATTGTCTTTGTTTGGATGGCAATACGAGGGATTGGGATGGGACTAAGTGGAATGCCCTCAACAACGACAGGGATGAATGCAATCCCAAACCATTTAATTTCAAGAGGCTCTGCGGTGAACAACGTAGTTAGACAAATGAGTTCAGCATTTGGAATTGTCTTTGTTTCTATCTACTATGAAGTAAGAAGGGGGCAGCTCACAGCGAGTATGAACTCTTTTGAAGAGGCGAGCATTCAAGCGATAAATGAAGGGTTTATAGTTGTATCCATTTTAACAGCCTTAACAATTCCAATCGCCTTCTTATTAGAAAGAGCAGCTCGCAACGATGAAAGGAAGATGCGTTCAAATTCATGAGACTTAAAGTAATAAACCCTGTTACTCTAAAGTAACAGGGTTTTACTCGTCTTAATCTTTTTTCTTCTTATTCTGCTTTTGCAATTGTTTAATGACTTTTCGTAAACGGTAAAACCGATAAGCAATCATGAAATCAATCGCAGCAAAGGAAACAATTAAATAGCTCCAGAAATTCCATCCTGAGGTGCTCACATTTTGAATGGCGAAGAAGACGAGCAGTACGCCTATAGAAAAATATAGGAGCGCCATTGTAATGGGAGATGCTCTCATAGTAATCCTCCAATGATGATAATTGATGTTTGCTGAATTTGTTCAAGCTGTTCCATCCAATCTTCTAGTCGATCAGCAAGAAGTACATTTACTACTGCTACAAATAGGTTAATCGCTACATGAGCGATAATTGGAACAAGAATTCGGCCAGTTTTTACATATAGAAAAGCAAATACTAATCCCATTGCGGTATATACAAGCAAATGTGTAAAGTCCATATGAACAGCAGCAAAGATCAATGAACTTCCGATACCCGCAATCCAAAATCCAAAGCGTTTATAAAGTGCACCAAAAATAACTAATCGGAACACAATCTCTTCAAGGATTGGACCAATAACAGAAACAACAATAATAAAAGCAGGAAACGCTTTTGCAAATTCAATGATTGTCTCTGTGTTTTCTGAGCCAGGCTCTATACCAAGAACAAACATTTCAATTAATGCAGCAGCATATTGAGCAGCGAAAACGAGAAAAACCCCAATAACCGACCAGCGAATGGCTTCGCCTCTTGTAGAACGACCAGCACGAGCATGGCGGTGCTTGATATCTGGCTTAAGAAGAAACAATATGATTAGTAATCCAAGCGAAAACGAAACCATACTCCAAATACCAGGAATTCGTTCCACTTCTACTCCTAAAGAAATAAGAAGCGGCATCCCGACAATGGCAGAGAGCTGCATTAAAGCGTATGTAATTAGAATCCACCAATAACGTATATTCAATGTACAAAGCTCCTTTAAACCGAGAATGTAATAATTTCATCAACATATTTTAACATAAGTAAGGTAGAAAAGCAGAAGGAAAGCCTTACGATTGCATCGAAACAGTATAAACGGAAATATTTTGGATATGATAAAGAAGGTTTGAGACAGGACATGTTCTCCATAAGTTATGTAAAAGACTAACTGATTATGAGCGATTGTTTGGGGAGCTTGTTTTTTACATATTAAGAAAAACAAAGCAATGTAAATGTTTTGTAAGCGTAAAAAAATTTATGTAAAACACTTGCAAAACGAATCAGATGTTATTATTATAATAAATGTGTTAGCACTCATCGAAGTCGAGTGCTAATAAATAAAAATTTGTTAACAGTTTGAAGGAGGGTGTTTTCCTTGTTAAAGCCATTAGGTGATCGTGTTGTCATTGAATTAGTTGAATCAGAGGAAAAAACTGCAAGCGGAATTGTACTACCGGATTCTGCAAAGGAAAAGCCTCAAGAAGGGAAAGTCGTTGCTGTTGGTTCTGGTCGTGTGACTGAAAATGGCGAGCGAGTTGCTCTTGAAGTAAGTGAAGGAAATACTATTATCTTCTCTAAATATGCTGGGACAGAAGTGAAATATGAAGGCAAAGAATATTTAATTCTTCGTGAGAGCGATATTCTTGCAATCGTTGGCTAAAAAATTTATGAGCTAAAGCTCTACATATACTATTAAAATTTTAGGAGGTTATCCCATGGCTAAAGATATTAAGTTTAGTGAAGACGCACGTCGCTCAATGCTTCGTGGTGTAGATGCACTTGCAAATGCTGTGAAAGTAACACTTGGACCAAAGGGACGTAACGTGGTTCTTGAAAAGAAATTTGGTTCTCCATTAATTACAAATGATGGTGTAACTATTGCTAAAGAAATCGAACTTGAAGATGCATTTGAAAACATGGGTGCAAAGCTTGTTGCTGAAGTAGCGAGCAAAACGAACGACATCGCTGGGGACGGTACAACTACAGCAACAGTTCTTGCTCAAGCTATGATCCGTGAAGGTCTTAAAAACGTAACTTCTGGTGCAAATCCAATGGTTATCCGTAAAGGAATTGAAAAAGCAACAGCAGCTGCTGTTGAAGAGTTACGTAAGATTTCTAAGCCAATCGAAGGCAAAGCTTCAATTGCACAAGTTGCAGCTATTTCAGCAGCTGATAATGAAGTAGGCGAAATCATTGCTGAAGCTATGGATCGTGTTGGTAACGACGGCGTTATCACAATTGAAGAATCTAAAGGTTTCTCTACAGAGCTTGAAGTTGTTGAAGGTATGCAATTTGACCGTGGATATGCATCTCCTTACATGGTAACAGACTCTGACAAAATGGAAGCTATTTTAGATAACCCATATGTTCTTATCACAGATAAGAAAATTGCTAACATCCAAGAAGTTCTTCCTGTTCTTGAGCAAGTAGTTCAACAAGGTCGTCCGATCCTTATCATCGCTGAAGATGTTGAAGGGGAAGCTCTAGCTACATTAGTAGTGAATAAATTACGTGGTACATTTAATGCAGTAGCTGTTAAAGCTCCTGGATTTGGTGACCGTCGTAAAGCAATGCTTGAAGACATTGCGATCCTTACAGGTGGTGAAGTGATTACAGAAGACCTAGGTTTAGACCTGAAGTCTGCTAATATCGCTCAACTTGGTCGCGCTGGTAAAGTTGTTGTAACAAAAGAAAATACAACAATTGTTGAAGGTGCAGGCGAAGCTGATCAAATTGCAGCTCGCGTGAACCAAATCAAAGCTCAACTTGAAGAAACAACTTCAGAGTTTGACAAGGAAAAGCTTCAAGAGCGCCTTGCTAAACTAGCTGGTGGTGTTGCCGTTCTTAAAGTTGGTGCTGCTACTGAAACAGAATTAAAAGAGCGTAAACTACGCATTGAAGATGCATTAAACTCAACTCGTGCTGCTGTTGAAGAAGGTATCGTAGCTGGTGGTGGTACTGCACTTGTCAACGTAATCAAAGCTGTTCAAGCTGTTCAAGCTGATGGCGATGAAGCAACAGGTGTAAACATCGTTCTTCGTGCTCTAGAAGAGCCAGTTCGTCAAATCGCACACAACGCTGGTCTTGAAGGATCTGTTATCGTTGAGCGTCTTAAAGGTGAAGCAGTTGGCCAAGGATTCAATGCGGCAACTGGCGAGTGGGTAAACATGGTTGAAGTTGGTATCGTTGACCCAACTAAAGTTACACGCTCAGCTTTACAACACGCTGCATCAGTATCAGCAATGTTCTTAACGACTGAAGCTGTAATCGCTGATAAACCAGAAGAAAACGCTGGTGCTGGCATGCCTGACATGGGCGGCATGGGCGGTATGGGTGGAATGGGCGGCATGATGTGATGACTGCTCAACCCCATGGTATATAAGGGTTTTTGGAGTGATTTGCTAACAAAATGCTAACACGAGTTAAAGGAATTGAGGCTTCTCAAAGGTTGATTAAACTATTGAGAAGCCTCTTTTTTTATTTTATTTGGTTATATCAATGAGCTTCAATTGAACTTTTAATGGAAAAGTTTCAAATAAAAAATAAAGAAATACTATTGAAAATGTTCAGAAACATTGTTATTATCAATGTAAGCGATATCAAAAACCGGTTTCAGAAATCGGTTTTATAATTAAAAAGGGTGAATGGTAGAATGGCGACTATAAATGATGTAGCTAAAAGAGCTGGTGTTTCAAAGAGTTCTGTATCAAGGGTATTAAATGGGAATTTTGAATACATGTCTGAAGAAATGAAAAACAAAATTTTAAAAGCTGTGGAGGAATTAAATTATAGACCTAATTCAGTAGCGCAGAGCTTAAAAAAGAAGTCCACACAAACTATTGGAATTATTATTTCTGATATATCTAACCCTTTTTGGTCTGAAGTATTAAAGGGAGTTCAATACGAATGTACACGTAGTGGATATGGTTTAATGGTGAGCAGTTCTGGAGAAGACGCTAAGGTCGAACTGGAAAATATTATTACATTAAAAAATAAACAAGTTGACGGATTAATTATTAATACGACTGGAAGAAATATGGATTTATTTAATCAATTAGAAGATGAGATGTATTCCTTTGTATTTTTGGATCGCTTTAATGATGATTTGAAAACAGATACAGTAATTGTTAACAACATCTTAGGGGCAAAACAATCAGTACAATATTTAATTGATCAGGGGCACAAACGAATAGCAACGCTACTATACCCAGTTGAAAATAAAAGTCCAAGGATAGATAGATTGGAAGGTTATAAGCAAGCATTAAGTGAGAATAATATTCCAATTGATGAAGATTTAATTAAAATATGCTCCCAAAAGAGTGAGAGTGGTATAAAAGCAACGAAAGCGTTGCTTTCCTTACCCAATAGACCAACAGCCATTTTTTCTACAAATACATTATTAAATTTAGAAGTACTTAGAGGTGTAAGGGAAGTAGGGTTAAATGTTCCAAAAGATGTATCACTATTTGGGTATGATGACTATCCATGGGTACCACTATTAGATCCACCACTTAGTACTGTTGCACAACCTGCATATCAAATGGGGGCAAAAGCTACTGCTTTGTTAATTAATAGAATGAAAAGAAAAAGAAAAACAAAGCCTAGAATTGTTCAATTAGATCCAGAACTTAAAATTCGTAGCTCTTGTTTACCGCCAAGTATATAGATTAATTACAGGAGGTGATGTAAAGGTAGGTATAAAAAAGTTTATCAATGTTGTCGTCACTAAAAAAAGCCTCGTAAGAAATGATGTTTCCCAAAAAACATCGTACGAGACTTAAAGAAAAAATCTGTATTTAATTAGTTTACACTAGGAGGGTCTATTATGCAAAGATCTAAGATTGGATTATTCTTAATAAGCTTAATTACTTTATTAATTTTAGCAGCTTGTGGTTCACAATCATCTTCACAGGAAGGTAGCAATGCTGAAGATGCTGCAAATGGAGCTGTAAACGAAGGAACTAACTAGGAAATAGTAATACGATTAGGTCATGGAACTGCTACAAGTTCACTATACCATGCTGGTTCTGAGAAGTTTAAAGAGTTAATTGAAGAAAAAACAGAAGGAAAAGTTAAAGTTGACATTTATACCGATGGTCAATTAGGTCATGATCGAGAGTTAGTTGATGGTATGGGGTTAGGGACTATTGAAATGGGAATGGTTGGTGTTGAACCGGTCACAACATTGGTTCCGAAATTACAAGCGGTTAATTTACCTTATGTATTTACAGATCGTGAAACAACTTATTCTGTATTAGATGGAGAAATTGGTGCAGAAATGGTTGAAGAACTACCTGAGAAAAGTGGAATTCGTGTTTTAGGTTATTTTGAAAATGGATTCAGACACATTTCAAACTCTAAAGGTGAAATTAATAGTCTTGAAGACTTAAAGGGGTTAGCAATTCGTACTTCGGAAAGCCCAGTTTCCCTTTCCATTTTTAGATCTTTAGGAGCAAACCCTACTCCGATGTCTTTTGGTGAACTATATACGGGTCTTCAGCAAGGAACAGTTGATGGACAAGAGAATCCAGTTTCGTTATTTTACACGTCAGGGTTTTATGAAATTCAAGATTATCTTGCTTTAACTCGTCATATGTATTCGCCAATGTTGTTAGTCATTAGTGAGCAAAAATGGGCGGGCCTCTCTCCAGAAATTCAAGCTGCAATTCAAGAAGCATCTGATGGAGCAAGAGATTATGAAAGACAACTAAGTCAGCAACAAGAAGAGGAATATATCCAAAAGGTAAGAGATGAAGGAGTTACTATTACTGAACCAGATCTTGCGCCATTTATCGAAGCTTCAAAGGATGTTTACTTAGAATTTGAGGATGCGTTTGGAGCAGATTTCTATGAAAGATTGTTAGAAGCAACTAATTAAAAAAATGGGGCTGTGATCAGCCCCATTATATTCCCCTCAAGAAAGTGTTCAGTGCTTTAATCAAATTTCTAAGCCGCTAACTAATGGTTCGTTCTTTTTATTAATCTCCATTCATAAAAAATGACATCATTTGAAAAACTGAAATCTAGTATATGCTTTGGAGAGTCTGGTTATATTTTATAAGTTTCTTAGAGAGAAGAATTTTTAATAAAAAGAGAGGTTTTATAAATGAAAGTGGTTAAATGGATGGATGATTATATAGAGGAATTTCTATTAGTTATATTATCAATAATCATGGTTACTGTTATTGGTGTGCAGGTGTTTATGAGGTTTGTGATGAACTCATCTCTACCATGGTCAGAGGAGCTTGCCAGATATTGTTTCATTTGGCTCATATATATCGGGATCAGCTATGGGGTGAAAAGGCAACGTCACATAAAGGTAGATGTCGTTTTATTGTTATTAAGAGACAAAGCGAAAATTGTATTAAATATTATAGCGAATTTATTCTTTTTAGGTTTTGCAATCTTTGTAGTTATTAAAGGTTATGATATATCGCAAAGACTCTTTCAATTTGGTCAAACAGCCGCATCATTGAATATTCCAATGGGTTTAGTATATATGGCAACACCAATCGGAATGGGCTTAACGTCTATTCGTATCATTCAACAACTGATAAAACAAGTTAAAGCATTATTGGGATATGGAAACTTTCAAGTGAAAACGGAACAAGAACTAATTCTAGAAGGATCGAAAGAACCTGATAGCAAAGGAGGCGGAAAATGACTTCATTAATTCTATTTGGAAGCCTTACTTTGTTTCTATTGATGAGTATCCCGATCGGTATAGCGATTGGACTGGCATCATTATTTACAATTTTATATTCGAATGTAATTCCTTTGGATTTTCTCGTGCAAGGATTGGTTACTTCTGTTGATTCCTTTCCACTTATGGCTGTCCCTTTCTTTATCCTTGCTGGTGAAATTATGGGCAGAGGTGGAGTTTCGGATCGTTTATTTCGCGTAGCAAACTCGATTGTTGGTAATGTAACAGGAGGTTTTGCTATTGCAACTATCTTTACCTGTATGTTCTTTGCAGCGATTTCCGGATCTGGTCCGGCAACGGTTGCGGCCGTCGGCGGTATTATGATTCCAGCGATGGTTCGTCAAGGGTACGATATTAAGTTTTCAACAGCATTAGTAGCTGCGTCTGGTTCTCTTGGTGTCATTATTCCACCAAGTATACCGATGGTTATTTATGGGGTTACAGGTAGTGTTTCAATTGGTAATATGTTTATCGCAGGAATCTTACCTGGAATCGTTGTTGGGTTAGGATTAGCTGTCTACGCTTATTACTATTCAAAGAAAAAAGGTTACAGTGGGACTGGCATTAAGTTTAGTCTAAAAAATGTTGGAAAAGAAACCTGGGAAGCAAAGTGGGCCTTATTTATTCCATTTATTATTTTAGGTGGGATATACGGAGGCATCTTCACACCTACAGAGGCAGCAGTTGTTGCAGTTATTTATGGTTTATTTGCTGGAGTAATCATTTATCGTGAATTAGGGTTTAGAGACCTGCCCCAAGTACTTGCAGATTCTGCATTGACTACGGCTACTGTTCTTATCATTGTTGGTTCAGCAACTGCGTTTGGACGGTTATTAAACTTAGAACAAATACCGAGTAGAATAGCCGAAGGACTTCTAACAATATCTGAGAATAAAATTGTGATTATTCTATTGATCGCAGTGTTACTACTTATTGTTGGCTGTTTTATGGAAACGATCGCTTCAATTATTATTCTGACACCAATTCTTTTACCAATTGGAATTAGCTTGGGATATGATCCAATTCACTTCGGTATCTTTATGATTGTCGGTTTAGCGATTGGGTTTATCACTCCGCCATTAGGAGTCAATCTCTTTGTAGGATCAGGGATATCGGGCGTTTCGATTGAATCACTTTCGAAAGCAATATTACCGTTCTTTATCGTCATGGTTGTTACGTTGTTAATCATCATTTTTATCCCGCAACTTTCGTTATTACTCATTGGCTAGTTGAAGTAATAGCTGCCATGTAATGGGGACAATTAGTATTGATTATCGGTAAATACACTTAAACTAGCTAAAGGAGAGGATGAAGTTAATGAAATATAGCACTGAGTTTTTAAAGTCTTATATTTGTGATGTATTGAAGGCAGTTGGGTTAACAGAAGAAAATGGACGAATTGTCGCAGAAAGCTTGATTTCAGCAAACCTTCGTGGTGTTGATTCTCATGGTGTCACTAGACTACCAATTTATGTAAAGAGGCTTCAAACTGGAGCTGTTACACCCAACCCAAATGTTCAAGTTGAACAGGAAAGTGATGCTACGCTTTTAATTGATGGTAATGATGGTATGGGACAAATCGTTGGTACTAAAGCAATTGAATTAGGAGTAGAGAAAGCTAAGAAGAATGGTGCCGTTTATATTGGTGTAAAAAACTCTACCCACTTTGGAACAGGTGCGTTCTTTATTCAGCAAGCATTAAAGCATGACATGATTGCCTATGCAATGTCAAATGCTCCATCTACTATGGCACCTTTTGGTGGAATTCAGCCATATTTAGGTACGAATCCATTTGCCTTTGGGGTACCAGCGCAAAAAAATAAGCCAATTATTTTTGATATGGCAACAAGTGTTGTTGCTAGAGGAAAAATAATTTCTGCGGAGCAAAGAGATGAGGATATCCCATTAGGTTGGGCTATTGATAAAGAAGGTCGCCCTACTACGAATGCAAAAGAAGCTTTAGAAGGAACGGTACTGCCTTTTGCAGGACCAAAAGGATATGCTATCTCGTTAATGATGGATATTATGAGTGGAGTTTTAACAGGTGCAGGTTTTGGTCCACATATCAATAATATTTATGGAGACTTTGATAAACCACAAAATGTTGGGCATTTTTTTCAGCTGATTGACGTTAACCGCTTTATGCCAGCAGAGCACTTTAAAATGAGAGTAGATCAAATGATTGATGAAATAAAGTCTTCTCCAAAGGCGGTAGGTGTAGAAGAAATTTTCTTGCCTGGAGAAATTGAACTGAACACTGAACAAGAGCGTCTTAACAATGGAATTCACCTTGGTAAGGAGGTGTACGAGTCTATAAAGCTTGTAGGAGAAGAAGTTGGAGTTTCTATTGATAATTTCAAACTACAAAATAGGAGAGATTTACGATGAATTTATTAAGTCGAGTATTTAGTTATGAGCTTCCTACAGAAATTGTATTCGGTATTAATTCGATAGAGCAACTATCGCAAAAGGTAAGAGGCTTACAAGGGAATAGAGTGTTAGTCATTACTGATCCTGGGGTAAAAGATGCTGGAATTTTAGATAAATTGATAAAGCAAATCGATGCTGATATTTCGTTTGATACATTTTGGGACATCGAAAGAGAACCAGATGTGAAAACAATCCGTAATGCTACTGAAAAAGCAAAAGAGTTTGGTGCTGATTTAATAGTTGGAATTGGTGGAGGTAGTGCACTAGATGCGGCCAAGGCTGTTGCAATTATGCTTAATAATGATGGTGATATTATTGATTATGCCGGATTAAACAATGTACCTAATCCAAGCGTACCAACAATTTGTATTCCAACAACTTCAGGAACAGGTAGTGAAGTAACAATTTGGACTGTTATTTCAGATAAAGATAATAATCGAAAGTTTGGTATTGGTGGAAAATCAATTGCTCCCACAATGGCATTGTGTGATCCTAATTTAACGACATCATTACCAGGCTTAATGACAGCTGCAACAGGTGTAGATGCACTTACACATGCGCTAGAGTC
Proteins encoded:
- the groL gene encoding chaperonin GroEL (60 kDa chaperone family; promotes refolding of misfolded polypeptides especially under stressful conditions; forms two stacked rings of heptamers to form a barrel-shaped 14mer; ends can be capped by GroES; misfolded proteins enter the barrel where they are refolded when GroES binds), with amino-acid sequence MAKDIKFSEDARRSMLRGVDALANAVKVTLGPKGRNVVLEKKFGSPLITNDGVTIAKEIELEDAFENMGAKLVAEVASKTNDIAGDGTTTATVLAQAMIREGLKNVTSGANPMVIRKGIEKATAAAVEELRKISKPIEGKASIAQVAAISAADNEVGEIIAEAMDRVGNDGVITIEESKGFSTELEVVEGMQFDRGYASPYMVTDSDKMEAILDNPYVLITDKKIANIQEVLPVLEQVVQQGRPILIIAEDVEGEALATLVVNKLRGTFNAVAVKAPGFGDRRKAMLEDIAILTGGEVITEDLGLDLKSANIAQLGRAGKVVVTKENTTIVEGAGEADQIAARVNQIKAQLEETTSEFDKEKLQERLAKLAGGVAVLKVGAATETELKERKLRIEDALNSTRAAVEEGIVAGGGTALVNVIKAVQAVQADGDEATGVNIVLRALEEPVRQIAHNAGLEGSVIVERLKGEAVGQGFNAATGEWVNMVEVGIVDPTKVTRSALQHAASVSAMFLTTEAVIADKPEENAGAGMPDMGGMGGMGGMGGMM
- a CDS encoding LacI family DNA-binding transcriptional regulator, which gives rise to MATINDVAKRAGVSKSSVSRVLNGNFEYMSEEMKNKILKAVEELNYRPNSVAQSLKKKSTQTIGIIISDISNPFWSEVLKGVQYECTRSGYGLMVSSSGEDAKVELENIITLKNKQVDGLIINTTGRNMDLFNQLEDEMYSFVFLDRFNDDLKTDTVIVNNILGAKQSVQYLIDQGHKRIATLLYPVENKSPRIDRLEGYKQALSENNIPIDEDLIKICSQKSESGIKATKALLSLPNRPTAIFSTNTLLNLEVLRGVREVGLNVPKDVSLFGYDDYPWVPLLDPPLSTVAQPAYQMGAKATALLINRMKRKRKTKPRIVQLDPELKIRSSCLPPSI
- a CDS encoding TRAP transporter substrate-binding protein, coding for MRLGHGTATSSLYHAGSEKFKELIEEKTEGKVKVDIYTDGQLGHDRELVDGMGLGTIEMGMVGVEPVTTLVPKLQAVNLPYVFTDRETTYSVLDGEIGAEMVEELPEKSGIRVLGYFENGFRHISNSKGEINSLEDLKGLAIRTSESPVSLSIFRSLGANPTPMSFGELYTGLQQGTVDGQENPVSLFYTSGFYEIQDYLALTRHMYSPMLLVISEQKWAGLSPEIQAAIQEASDGARDYERQLSQQQEEEYIQKVRDEGVTITEPDLAPFIEASKDVYLEFEDAFGADFYERLLEATN
- a CDS encoding TRAP transporter small permease, producing the protein MKVVKWMDDYIEEFLLVILSIIMVTVIGVQVFMRFVMNSSLPWSEELARYCFIWLIYIGISYGVKRQRHIKVDVVLLLLRDKAKIVLNIIANLFFLGFAIFVVIKGYDISQRLFQFGQTAASLNIPMGLVYMATPIGMGLTSIRIIQQLIKQVKALLGYGNFQVKTEQELILEGSKEPDSKGGGK
- a CDS encoding TRAP transporter large permease encodes the protein MTSLILFGSLTLFLLMSIPIGIAIGLASLFTILYSNVIPLDFLVQGLVTSVDSFPLMAVPFFILAGEIMGRGGVSDRLFRVANSIVGNVTGGFAIATIFTCMFFAAISGSGPATVAAVGGIMIPAMVRQGYDIKFSTALVAASGSLGVIIPPSIPMVIYGVTGSVSIGNMFIAGILPGIVVGLGLAVYAYYYSKKKGYSGTGIKFSLKNVGKETWEAKWALFIPFIILGGIYGGIFTPTEAAVVAVIYGLFAGVIIYRELGFRDLPQVLADSALTTATVLIIVGSATAFGRLLNLEQIPSRIAEGLLTISENKIVIILLIAVLLLIVGCFMETIASIIILTPILLPIGISLGYDPIHFGIFMIVGLAIGFITPPLGVNLFVGSGISGVSIESLSKAILPFFIVMVVTLLIIIFIPQLSLLLIG